In the Butyricicoccus intestinisimiae genome, GCAGAACGGCGGACCACCAATTCGAGAAGCAGCCCGCCGATTCGCATCGTTCTTTTTTCTTATTCTGCTGCCGGAACCGGATCCTGTGCAGCTTCGATGATTGCAAAGAAGTCCGGAGCCTTCAGAGAAGCGCCGCCGATGAGGCCGCCGTCTACGTCCGGCTTGCTCAGCAGCTCAGCTGCGTTCTTTGCGTTCATGGAACCACCGTACTGGATGGTAATTGCACGTGCAGCGCGTGCGCCGTACAGCTCGCGCAGGCAGTCACGGATTGCGGAGCAAACCTCGTTTGCCTGGTCAGCGGTAGCGGTCTTGCCGGTGCCGATAGCCCAGATCGGCTCGTAAGCGATGACAACCTTCTTGATGTCGTCAACGGATACGCCCTGAACAGCGATCTTAACCTGCTTGCGGATTACTTCGTACCATACGTCCTGCTCGCGCTCGGTCAGAGACTCGCCAACGCAAACGATCGGGCGGAAGCCTGCTTCCAGAGCAACCTTTACCTTCTTGTTTACGTTCTCGTCGGTCTCATTGAAGTACTGACGGCGCTCGGAATGGCCGATGATTACGTAC is a window encoding:
- the tpiA gene encoding triose-phosphate isomerase — translated: MNRRYRKTIIAGNWKMNMTPSQAKALIEELKPMVSKVKWCEMVLCVPYVDIPTAVKAAKGSKIAIGAENMHFEPKGAYTGEVSADMLKECGVKYVIIGHSERRQYFNETDENVNKKVKVALEAGFRPIVCVGESLTEREQDVWYEVIRKQVKIAVQGVSVDDIKKVVIAYEPIWAIGTGKTATADQANEVCSAIRDCLRELYGARAARAITIQYGGSMNAKNAAELLSKPDVDGGLIGGASLKAPDFFAIIEAAQDPVPAAE